From one Henriciella marina DSM 19595 genomic stretch:
- the proS gene encoding proline--tRNA ligase: protein MRLSRYFLPVSKDVPADAAIVSHQLMLRTGMVRQNGAGIYTWLPLGLRVLNKIEQIVREEMDRAGAVEMLMPTIQQAELWQESGRYEAYGKEMLRITDRHEREMLFGPTNEELITDVFRTYVKSYKALPLNLYHTQWKFRDEIRPRFGVMRGREFLMKDAYSFDLTEDAARDSYRKMFCAYLNAFDRMGLTAIPMQADTGPIGGDLSHEFIILADTGESAVFCDRALLDVPAPGLDLDFESDLTGVMERRTQYYAATEEKHDEAEFAKVPEDRQVSARGIEVGHIFFFGTKYSKAMNATVQTAEGENVPVQMGSYGIGVSRLVGGIIEACHDENGIVWPKAVSPFDVGLISMKPKDETVSGIADGAYNALTAAGLDVLYDDTDERPGSKFNRMDLIGLPWQIVIGPRGVEAGVVEVKNRKTGEKTDMPLEQAIEMVKAD from the coding sequence ATGCGCCTGTCCAGATATTTCCTGCCCGTTTCCAAGGATGTGCCCGCAGATGCGGCCATCGTTTCACACCAGCTCATGCTGCGCACCGGGATGGTCCGCCAGAACGGCGCCGGCATTTATACCTGGCTGCCGCTCGGCCTTCGTGTCCTGAACAAGATCGAGCAGATCGTCCGCGAGGAGATGGACCGGGCAGGGGCCGTCGAAATGCTCATGCCTACAATCCAGCAGGCCGAACTCTGGCAGGAGAGCGGACGCTATGAAGCCTATGGCAAGGAGATGCTGCGCATCACCGACCGCCATGAGCGCGAAATGCTGTTCGGGCCGACCAATGAAGAGCTGATCACGGATGTCTTCCGGACCTATGTGAAGAGTTACAAGGCGCTGCCGCTCAATCTCTATCATACGCAGTGGAAATTCCGCGACGAGATCCGCCCGCGCTTTGGCGTGATGCGGGGGCGCGAATTCCTGATGAAGGATGCCTATTCCTTCGACCTGACAGAGGACGCGGCACGGGACAGCTATCGCAAGATGTTCTGCGCCTATCTCAACGCGTTCGACCGTATGGGCCTCACCGCCATTCCAATGCAGGCCGATACCGGACCGATTGGCGGCGATCTCAGCCATGAATTCATCATCCTGGCGGACACCGGCGAGAGCGCGGTCTTCTGTGACCGGGCGCTGCTTGATGTGCCTGCGCCAGGTCTCGACCTCGATTTCGAGAGCGACCTCACCGGTGTAATGGAGCGCCGGACGCAGTATTATGCCGCGACCGAGGAAAAGCATGACGAGGCCGAGTTTGCCAAAGTGCCGGAAGACCGCCAGGTCTCTGCGCGCGGCATCGAAGTTGGTCACATTTTCTTCTTTGGCACCAAGTATTCCAAGGCGATGAACGCGACCGTGCAAACCGCAGAAGGCGAGAATGTGCCTGTGCAGATGGGCAGCTATGGCATTGGCGTCTCGCGTCTGGTCGGCGGCATTATCGAAGCCTGTCATGACGAGAACGGTATTGTCTGGCCAAAGGCCGTATCGCCGTTCGATGTCGGCCTTATCTCGATGAAGCCCAAGGATGAGACCGTGTCAGGTATCGCAGATGGCGCTTATAACGCCCTGACGGCCGCTGGGCTGGATGTCCTCTATGATGACACCGATGAACGTCCGGGCTCCAAGTTCAACCGGATGGATCTGATCGGTTTGCCCTGGCAGATCGTGATCGGTCCGCGCGGCGTCGAAGCCGGCGTGGTCGAGGTCAAGAACCGCAAGACCGGCGAGAAGACTGACATGCCGCTTGAGCAGGCCATCGAGATGGTGAAGGCCGACTGA
- a CDS encoding lipoprotein-releasing ABC transporter permease subunit: protein MAKAAPFGQVERALAWRYLRARRQHGGVSLISIISFFGIMLAVMALIVIMSVMAGFRSTLLNALLGGQGHVFVQVQGLPQGDIDALTGDVLEIEGVEHAFPIIEQQVLATSEYARTGAIVRGVRTSDIGELPFLEGGQSTADAAGFGEGRNGGDVVLIGAFLAQDLGIGIGDKITLIAPEGVAGPFGVTPRSKAYTVGDTFTTGSVELDKLYVLMPMEQSQLFFNKRGEYQAIDVRIDNPMRTEPIMEQIRSMTVGLNVQDWKMRRASYFNALNVERGMMRVIMLILITITALNIITGVVMLVKNKTRDIAILRTIGTPRGAIMRIFIMIGAILGLTGALIGLTLGVLIVLNIGVVEGFLSTVLGRDIFDAEVYGLDGLPAELDWGEAVFTTLWAMGMSIIVTIWPAWNAARLDPVDALRFE, encoded by the coding sequence ATGGCGAAAGCTGCGCCATTCGGCCAGGTCGAGCGCGCGCTCGCCTGGCGTTATCTGAGGGCGCGTCGCCAGCATGGTGGTGTGTCGCTCATTTCGATCATTTCCTTTTTTGGTATCATGCTGGCCGTGATGGCGCTGATCGTCATCATGTCGGTGATGGCCGGTTTCCGGTCGACACTGCTCAATGCGCTGCTCGGCGGACAGGGGCACGTCTTCGTGCAGGTCCAGGGACTGCCACAGGGTGATATCGATGCGCTGACCGGCGACGTGCTGGAGATTGAGGGCGTCGAGCACGCCTTCCCGATCATCGAGCAGCAGGTGCTGGCGACGTCTGAATATGCGCGGACGGGGGCAATTGTCCGCGGCGTGCGGACCAGTGACATCGGGGAGCTGCCTTTTCTAGAAGGTGGCCAGTCGACCGCTGATGCGGCCGGGTTTGGCGAAGGTCGCAATGGCGGCGATGTGGTCCTGATCGGGGCTTTCCTTGCGCAGGATCTCGGTATCGGGATCGGCGACAAGATCACGCTGATTGCGCCAGAAGGCGTCGCGGGCCCGTTTGGGGTGACCCCGCGCTCAAAGGCTTATACGGTGGGCGACACGTTCACGACAGGCAGTGTCGAGCTCGACAAGCTCTATGTGCTGATGCCGATGGAACAGTCGCAGCTTTTCTTCAACAAGCGCGGTGAATACCAGGCCATCGATGTGCGCATCGACAATCCGATGCGCACCGAGCCGATCATGGAGCAGATCCGGTCGATGACCGTCGGCCTGAATGTGCAGGACTGGAAAATGCGCCGGGCCTCATACTTCAATGCGTTGAATGTCGAACGCGGCATGATGCGCGTGATCATGCTGATCCTGATCACCATCACTGCGCTGAATATCATCACCGGTGTCGTCATGCTGGTGAAGAACAAGACGCGCGATATCGCCATTCTGCGCACCATCGGGACGCCGCGCGGCGCGATCATGCGGATTTTCATCATGATCGGCGCGATCCTTGGCCTGACGGGGGCCCTGATCGGTCTTACGCTTGGCGTGCTTATCGTTCTGAACATCGGCGTCGTCGAAGGTTTCCTGAGCACGGTTCTGGGCCGCGATATCTTTGACGCCGAGGTCTACGGCCTTGATGGCCTGCCGGCTGAGCTCGATTGGGGCGAGGCCGTGTTCACGACGCTCTGGGCGATGGGCATGTCGATCATCGTGACGATCTGGCCAGCCTGGAATGCTGCGCGCCTCGATCCTGTAGATGCGTTGAGGTTCGAGTAA
- a CDS encoding ABC transporter ATP-binding protein yields MAEIPVLELRGIVREYRSGPNLLQVLDKADLKLNKGELVGLVGPSGSGKSTLLHTAGLLERAEDGEVLLDGESVLPLSDAARTRLRREKLGFVYQFHHLLPEFNALDNVAMPLMVNGVKRKEAREKARELLGEMGLAERVEHQPGALSGGEQQRVAIARALVNDPKLVIADEPTGNLDPTTTERVFASLIKIARMEGAAVLVATHNMSLNRHMDRVLTLENGKLTAFAG; encoded by the coding sequence ATGGCTGAGATACCGGTTCTTGAGCTTCGCGGCATCGTGCGGGAATACCGCTCTGGGCCCAACCTCCTACAGGTTCTCGACAAGGCTGACCTGAAGCTCAACAAGGGTGAGCTTGTCGGGCTTGTCGGGCCGTCCGGGTCCGGCAAATCGACGCTGCTGCATACGGCTGGGCTACTTGAGCGGGCCGAGGACGGCGAAGTGCTGCTCGACGGTGAGAGCGTGCTGCCGCTATCCGATGCCGCGCGCACGCGTCTGCGCCGTGAGAAGCTCGGCTTTGTTTATCAGTTCCACCATTTGCTGCCGGAGTTCAACGCGCTCGACAATGTTGCCATGCCGCTGATGGTCAATGGCGTGAAACGCAAGGAAGCGCGCGAAAAAGCGCGAGAGCTGCTGGGCGAAATGGGGCTTGCCGAACGTGTGGAGCACCAGCCAGGCGCGCTTTCGGGCGGTGAGCAGCAGCGTGTCGCGATTGCGCGGGCGCTGGTGAATGATCCCAAGCTGGTGATCGCCGATGAGCCAACAGGCAATCTTGATCCGACGACGACCGAGCGCGTGTTTGCGAGCCTCATCAAGATCGCGCGTATGGAAGGGGCTGCCGTTCTGGTGGCGACCCATAACATGTCGCTGAACCGGCATATGGACCGCGTGCTGACGCTCGAGAATGGAAAACTCACAGCCTTTGCAGGCTAG
- the dnaE gene encoding DNA polymerase III subunit alpha, whose product MSDQLFIHLAVRTSFSLLESMITPKALKAWAIGNKVPAVSVTDRNNLFGALEISETLAGAGVQPIMACCFDVTDSGHQEWLTQVSVYAQNEAGYRRLMELSSYAYLEAADGVPRLRREHLFEKTDGLILLTGGARGEAAQYILKNKQVEAEATLSAFAEAYPGRCYVEITRHGLPEEAEAEPGLLDAAYKLGLPLVATHDARFLKPSDADAHDAMMCIANGEYLGQDDRKRVAPEQYLKTSEQMIELFADLPEAIASTVEIARRCSVRALTHDPILPNFGDGSRSEFDELRVQAEEGLVQRLEEAPQLYAPRETYIERLNYELGIIKKMGFPGYFLIVADFIKWAKEQGIPVGPGRGSGAGSVVAWVLTITDLDPLRFDLLFERFLNPERVSMPDFDVDFCQERRGEVIRYVRDKYGAESVAAIITFGTLQAKAVVRDVGRVMQMPYGQVDRLAKLIPFNPANPPSLQEAIDDEPKFDDEVAQDPRVGELLDKALALEGLYRNAGTHAAGVVIGDRPLTELVPLYNDPRSDLPATQFNMKWAEAGGLVKFDFLGLKTLTVIDRALKFIRRDGRDVGPEWESLDDAATYELMASGQTLGVFQLEGQGMRDTLRKVRPNDLEDVIAIISLYRPGPMDNIPVYVAGKEDPKKVHYQHPDLEPILEATYGVPVYQEQVMRMAQEIAGYSLGEADLLRRAMGKKKIDEMVAQRQRFLKGAKELKGIEAPLANEIFDTMEKFAGYGFNKSHAAAYALIGYQTAYLKRHFPVEFLAASMSLDLHNTDKLAAFVQEARRLEIPIVLPDVNRSTADFDVEDGALIYALGALKGVGLEAMRNLEAERSVRGRFKSLHDFAERVDPKSVNKKCFEQLSRAGGFDSIEANRAKCLASSHLLAAMAVSAAEDRAGGQGGLFGDAEPAVRATLQEVASWNGHQILDEEFAAVGFYLSGHPLDDVLDSLEDGRITLSNEIADVAMDGRPLELIGVVRRRVEKPARNGGKFAFLTLSDPTGEVELMVMPEVLDNFRDLMSPANSICVMVNVRRQDEEIRLSVKHVKPIDKARIGKKAKALVVRLSRGANFGELAAVATRLVNAPGADRGEIYLELPLADGRIVSMKLPAVYATGLEALRALKMASGVSRVDTMAA is encoded by the coding sequence TTGTCAGACCAGCTCTTCATCCACCTTGCCGTGCGCACAAGCTTTTCGCTTCTGGAAAGCATGATCACGCCAAAGGCGCTGAAAGCCTGGGCTATTGGCAACAAGGTCCCGGCGGTCTCTGTCACCGATCGCAACAACCTTTTCGGCGCGCTCGAAATCTCTGAAACCCTTGCAGGCGCTGGCGTTCAGCCGATCATGGCCTGCTGCTTTGATGTCACTGATAGTGGCCATCAGGAATGGCTGACGCAGGTCTCTGTCTATGCGCAGAATGAGGCCGGCTACAGACGCCTGATGGAGCTTTCCTCCTATGCTTATCTGGAGGCGGCAGACGGCGTGCCGCGCCTTCGCCGTGAGCACCTGTTCGAGAAAACCGACGGACTGATTCTGTTGACGGGCGGAGCCCGGGGCGAGGCAGCCCAGTATATTCTGAAGAACAAACAGGTAGAGGCTGAAGCAACGCTGTCTGCCTTTGCCGAGGCTTATCCGGGGCGCTGCTATGTCGAGATCACCCGTCACGGCCTGCCGGAAGAGGCCGAGGCAGAACCCGGCCTGCTGGACGCCGCCTACAAGCTTGGACTGCCTCTGGTCGCCACGCATGATGCGCGTTTCCTGAAGCCGTCTGACGCCGATGCCCATGATGCGATGATGTGTATCGCGAACGGCGAATATCTCGGCCAGGATGATCGCAAGCGCGTCGCGCCGGAGCAGTATCTCAAAACCTCAGAGCAGATGATCGAGCTTTTTGCCGACCTGCCTGAAGCGATTGCCTCAACGGTCGAGATTGCGCGGCGGTGTTCGGTGCGAGCGCTGACCCACGATCCGATCCTGCCGAACTTTGGCGACGGGTCGCGGTCCGAGTTTGATGAGCTGCGGGTTCAGGCCGAGGAAGGGCTTGTGCAGCGTCTGGAAGAAGCGCCGCAACTCTATGCGCCGCGTGAGACGTATATCGAGCGTCTGAATTACGAGCTTGGTATCATCAAGAAGATGGGGTTTCCCGGCTACTTCCTGATCGTGGCCGACTTTATCAAGTGGGCGAAAGAGCAGGGCATTCCCGTCGGCCCGGGCCGTGGCTCTGGCGCGGGTTCCGTGGTCGCCTGGGTTCTGACGATCACCGACCTCGATCCGCTGCGCTTTGATCTGCTGTTCGAGCGGTTCCTCAACCCCGAACGTGTGTCCATGCCGGACTTCGACGTCGACTTCTGCCAGGAGCGGCGCGGGGAGGTCATCCGCTATGTGCGCGACAAGTATGGTGCGGAAAGCGTCGCGGCCATCATCACCTTCGGCACGCTTCAGGCAAAGGCCGTCGTGCGCGATGTCGGCCGCGTGATGCAGATGCCGTATGGCCAGGTCGACCGGCTGGCCAAGCTGATCCCGTTCAATCCTGCGAACCCGCCGAGCTTGCAGGAAGCCATCGATGATGAGCCGAAGTTCGACGATGAGGTCGCGCAGGATCCGCGCGTTGGCGAACTGCTCGATAAGGCGCTGGCGCTGGAAGGCCTCTACCGGAACGCAGGCACGCATGCCGCCGGTGTGGTAATCGGTGATCGTCCGCTTACAGAGCTTGTCCCGCTTTATAATGATCCGCGCTCTGATCTTCCGGCGACGCAGTTTAATATGAAATGGGCCGAGGCTGGCGGACTCGTCAAATTCGACTTCCTCGGTCTGAAGACGCTGACGGTCATCGACCGGGCGCTGAAATTCATTCGCCGTGATGGCCGCGATGTCGGACCTGAATGGGAGTCGCTGGACGACGCGGCAACCTATGAGCTGATGGCGAGCGGCCAGACGCTGGGTGTCTTCCAGCTGGAAGGCCAGGGCATGCGCGACACGCTGCGCAAGGTGCGCCCGAACGATCTTGAAGATGTGATCGCCATCATCTCGCTCTATCGCCCCGGGCCGATGGACAACATTCCCGTCTATGTCGCGGGCAAGGAGGATCCGAAGAAGGTGCACTATCAGCACCCGGATCTGGAGCCGATCCTGGAGGCGACTTATGGCGTGCCGGTCTATCAGGAACAGGTCATGCGGATGGCGCAGGAAATCGCCGGCTATTCGCTCGGTGAGGCTGACCTTCTGCGCCGCGCCATGGGTAAGAAGAAAATCGATGAAATGGTGGCGCAGCGCCAGCGCTTCCTGAAGGGCGCCAAGGAGCTGAAGGGCATCGAGGCCCCGCTCGCGAACGAGATCTTCGATACGATGGAGAAGTTCGCAGGTTACGGCTTCAACAAGTCGCACGCGGCGGCCTATGCCCTGATCGGCTATCAGACGGCCTATCTGAAACGCCATTTCCCGGTTGAGTTTCTGGCCGCCTCGATGAGCCTTGATCTCCACAATACAGACAAGCTAGCGGCCTTTGTTCAGGAGGCCCGCCGGCTGGAAATTCCGATTGTCCTACCAGATGTGAACCGGTCGACCGCCGACTTTGATGTGGAGGATGGCGCGCTGATCTATGCGCTGGGCGCGCTCAAGGGCGTCGGCCTTGAGGCGATGCGCAATCTGGAGGCCGAGCGGTCCGTTCGCGGGCGGTTCAAGTCGCTTCATGATTTTGCCGAGCGCGTTGACCCGAAATCGGTCAACAAGAAGTGCTTCGAGCAGCTCTCGCGCGCCGGCGGGTTTGATTCGATTGAGGCAAACCGCGCCAAATGCCTTGCCTCCTCCCATCTGCTGGCGGCGATGGCTGTGTCTGCGGCCGAGGACAGGGCAGGCGGGCAGGGCGGTCTTTTTGGCGATGCCGAGCCTGCGGTGCGCGCCACGCTGCAGGAAGTTGCGTCCTGGAACGGTCATCAGATCCTCGATGAAGAATTTGCGGCGGTTGGCTTCTATCTCAGCGGTCACCCGCTCGATGATGTGCTCGACAGCCTAGAAGACGGCCGGATCACGCTTTCGAACGAGATTGCAGATGTGGCCATGGATGGCCGTCCGCTGGAGCTGATCGGTGTTGTCAGGCGCCGGGTCGAGAAACCGGCCCGCAATGGCGGCAAGTTTGCCTTCCTCACGCTGTCTGATCCGACCGGCGAGGTCGAGCTGATGGTGATGCCGGAAGTGCTCGACAATTTCAGGGACCTGATGTCGCCCGCCAACAGCATCTGCGTCATGGTGAATGTGCGCCGCCAGGATGAGGAAATCCGTCTGTCGGTGAAGCATGTGAAGCCGATCGACAAGGCGCGGATCGGCAAGAAGGCGAAGGCGTTGGTCGTGCGCCTGTCGCGTGGGGCCAACTTCGGGGAGCTCGCGGCTGTGGCGACGCGCCTTGTGAATGCGCCGGGCGCCGACCGCGGCGAAATCTATCTTGAACTGCCGCTTGCCGACGGCCGGATCGTGTCGATGAAGCTGCCGGCGGTCTATGCAACGGGACTGGAAGCCCTTCGCGCCCTTAAAATGGCGTCCGGCGTTTCGCGTGTCGACACGATGGCGGCCTGA
- the rpsB gene encoding 30S ribosomal protein S2, with product MALPEFTMRQLLEAGVHFGHQTHRWNPKMKPYIYGDRSGIHIMDLSKTVPLLHQALVQVRDTVAKGGRVLFVGTKRQAAQPVAEAAERSAQYFMNHRWLGGTLTNWTTVSKSIKRLRELDVVLSDRDESGLTKKELLVVERERDKLQRALGGIATMGGLPSLMFVIDTNKEQIAIKEAKKLGIPVIAVIDTNCDPDDVDFPFPGNDDAARSISLYCNLIADAVIDGLAESSAGLDLDIGESEDVDAMAEADVAAADAAAAAEAETTAAPAEAEPAAAEEGKGDEEAKAES from the coding sequence ATGGCTTTGCCTGAATTCACGATGCGTCAGCTGCTCGAAGCTGGCGTCCACTTCGGTCACCAAACCCACCGCTGGAACCCAAAGATGAAGCCGTATATCTACGGCGATCGCTCGGGTATCCACATCATGGACCTGTCGAAGACAGTCCCGCTCCTTCACCAGGCTCTGGTGCAGGTTCGCGACACGGTTGCAAAGGGTGGCCGCGTCCTCTTCGTCGGCACCAAGCGCCAGGCAGCCCAGCCGGTTGCCGAGGCCGCTGAACGGTCGGCCCAATATTTCATGAACCATCGCTGGCTGGGCGGCACGCTCACCAACTGGACGACGGTTTCCAAATCGATCAAACGTCTGCGCGAACTCGATGTGGTTCTTTCGGACCGCGACGAATCCGGTCTCACCAAGAAAGAGCTGCTGGTTGTCGAGCGCGAGCGTGACAAGCTTCAGCGCGCGCTGGGCGGCATTGCAACCATGGGTGGCCTGCCAAGCCTGATGTTCGTCATCGACACGAACAAGGAACAGATCGCCATCAAGGAAGCCAAGAAGCTTGGCATTCCAGTGATCGCGGTGATCGATACCAATTGCGACCCCGACGATGTCGACTTCCCGTTCCCGGGCAATGACGACGCTGCGCGTTCGATCTCGCTTTACTGTAACCTCATTGCTGACGCGGTCATCGATGGCTTGGCTGAATCTTCGGCCGGTCTCGATCTCGACATCGGCGAGTCTGAAGATGTTGATGCGATGGCTGAGGCCGACGTTGCAGCAGCTGATGCTGCCGCAGCCGCCGAAGCCGAAACAACTGCTGCACCAGCCGAGGCTGAGCCCGCCGCCGCCGAAGAAGGCAAGGGCGACGAAGAAGCCAAAGCCGAAAGCTGA